In Caballeronia sp. TF1N1, the DNA window CAAATGCCAAGGGCGCGCACGATAGCACATGACCTTTAGCCGCTCAAGACCGCTTATGCATTGAACAAACCAGTGCACGTTGCTAGGCATTAACGACCATGTTCAATAGAACTTTAAGGCAAACGTTTGGCAACGCACTGAGAGATAACGAGTCGTCCAAGCGTCATCAAGCGATGCCAAAGATTTCTTTTTAATACGCTAAAGAAATCTTAAAGCCTGCCGTTAGGGGAGAGGGGCAAAACCGGAGTGATCCGGCGACGCAAAACTAAAGGGACTTTCTTAACGAGAGTTTGCCAGTTGCCCGCCGTCTGTGCGGCGGGCCAAAAGACAGCGGCTCGAATGACCGCGTCAGGAGGCTAAATGCTGAACGCAGCTTTGAAATGCTTGAACTGTCTGAAGTGGGCAATGCCTCTCGCCGCCTTGTTGGGCACCGCTAGCACAGCCTTCGCGGCCACAACGGTCAACACGGCCACCAGCGTCGTCATCCCCTCGTATTTCAATGCCACGAGCAGCGTCTCGAACTGGAACAGCTTGACCGCCACCGCGCGCAAGGTTCCGACTACGGCCATTCTGAATCCGAACAGCGGTCCCGGTATCAAGGAAGACGTCGCCTATGCCGCCGCCGTAACACGACTTCATGCGGCGGGCGGTAAGGTGATTGGCTATGTATCGACGTCGTATGCAAAGCGCTCTCTGTCGGCGGTCGTGGCGGACATCAACGCGTACGTGACGCTTTATAAGGTCGATGGCTTTTTCATCGACGAGATGACGGCCGATAGCCAGATGTCGCACGTCCAGTTCTATCAGTCCATCTACAACTACATCAAGGGATTGAAGTCGACATACTCGGTCATGGGTAACCCGGGAACGAACGTTCCCGAGCTTTATGCGAGCCTGCCGACCGCCGATCAGTTCGTGGTCTTCGAAAACACGGTCAAGAGTTACGCGCGCTATCAACCGATGAGCTGGCAAGCCGCATATCCGAAGAACCGCTTCGTGCATATGGTGTATGGCGCAACGGCCGCGCAGTTGCCGGGCGTCGTTCAGTATGCGAAGACACATGGCGCGGGCGGCGTGTATGTCACGTCGCTTGCCGGTTCGAATCCTTACAAGGCGCTGCCGCCGTATTGGGATCAGGAAACGGCGGACGCCATCGCGCCTTGAGATCACGGCCACACGATGCGACGCCGGACGCAGGGCATCGCATTCAAAGCGCCCGAACGATTCCCCCATCGACGCGGATGTTCTGTCCGGTGATATAGCCCGCGCCGTCCGACAATAGAAACGCCACGGTCTTCGCAATCTCTTCGGTCTTACCGAAGCGCCCTGCCGGAATGCGTGCGACGATCTCCGGCGTTTCCGGCCAGCTATCGATAAACCCCGGCAGCACGGAATTGATGCGAATGTTTTCCGCCGCGTGCCGCTCCGCATAGAGGCGCGTGAATGCGCTCAACGCCGCACGCAACGCCGATGAAACCGGCATCACCGGCTCCGGCGCCACCGCTGCGAAGCTCGAAATATTGACGACGGCGCCGCCGCCTTGTTTCTGAAACACCGGCGTTACGCGGCGCAGCACACGCACCACGTTGAGGATGATGAGGTCGAGGCCTTCGTGCCATTTGGCGTCGTCGAGTGCGAGGAGATCGCCTTTGGGCGGATGCCCCGTGTTGTTCACCACGGCATCGATGCGGCCGTATTTTTCGAGCGTACCTTGCACGAACTTTTCGATATCCGCGTCCTGCGCCACCGAACCCGTCATGCCGAAGCCGTTCAACTGCTCCGCGAGCGTAACGGCGCTGCCCGAAGGCGACATCAGCGCGACTTTGTAGCCGTTGGCCGCGAGTTCCTTCGCGATGGCCGCGCCCATGCCCTTGCCCGCCGCCGTGATCAGTGCAACCTTGTCCGTGGTCGTCATACGTTTCTCCTTCATAGAGTCGAATGAAGCACTCTATGCGCTGCAAGCGCCTATGTCGAGAACGTCGCCAAATGCCGCGCTTCCGTTGCATCGTCGGCGGGAAAGAGACACTCGATGCGCAACTCCTGCGCGGCGATGGTTCGCGGCGTGCCGACCGTCGTCACCATCGAGAAGTAGTCGAGCACCGTACCTTCGAAAACGAAGCCGAGCGGCACGACCGGCAACGCGGAAGCGCCGCGCGATACTTCCCGCGAGCGCCAGTCGCGCGGCACATCGGGATAAGCGAGCAAGGCATCGAAGAGATTACGCGTGCCTTCATCGACAAACTGCCCTACTGCTTCGCGATGCACGCGTTGCAAGAGACTGCGCGCGACGTTACCCCAGTCCGCGATGAACGGGCGCATGCCCAGCGGATCGAACACCAGATGCAGCATGTTGCGCGGCCCCGTGCGCGCGGACATATCGATGAAACGATTGAAGAAGCGCGGCGCGGCAGCGTTGGTCATCAGCACGTTCCAATGCCGGTCCATGACGATGGCGGGATAAGGCTCGTGCTGACGCAACACGCGTTCGAGCGCGCGCACGACGCCCTGCATCTCTTCGGCGTTCCACGGCGCATCGGAATAGAGCGGCGCATAGCCTGCTGCAAGCAACAGCGCATTGCGCTCGCGCAGCGGCACGTCGAGCGTCTCGGCAAGATCGAGTACGGTCTGCCGGCCCGGCACGCTGCGGCCGCTTTCGATGAAGCTAATCTGCCGCTGCGATACGCCCGCGTCCAGCGACAAGCCGAGCTGACTCACGCCGCGCACATTGCGCCAGTAACGCAGCAGGTCGCCGATAGCGTTCGACGTTCGACTTTTCTCGGCGTGAGCGGCTGTCGTCATGTGCTTTCCTCAACGTGTCGGCGCTTGCCACGCATACTCGGCGAACTGCGCTTCGAGCGGCGGTTGCGTGACGCTACCGGTGTAGTTCGTGATGGTCGATGCCGCCACGACCGCGATTACATCGAGTATCTGCGCGGCGCCGAAGCCGGCATCGATGAAACGCTTCTCGTCGGCGCAATCGATCCGGCCGCGCCTGTCGATGAGCGTGCGCGCCAGCGCCGAGAGCGCGGCGAGGTTTCCATCGGCGGGCAAGCGTGCTTCGCGGATGGCATCGACATCGGCGCGGCTCACGCCCTGTTGCAACGCGAGCGCCGTATGAAACGCGGCGGCCCATTCGCTGCGGTTCGTCACCGCGTTGGTGAGCAGCAGCGTCTGAATCTGCGGCTCGCTGAGCCTGCTCGCGTGCACGCGCTCGAATAAGCCGATGAAGCCATTGATCAGCGTGGGCGATGCAGCCATCGCGCCCGCGATGTTCGGCACGAGGCCGAAGGTTCGTTGCAGGCGTTCGAGCACAGGCTTCGATTGCTCGGGGGCGGTTTGAATCGTATGAACGGTATGGTTCGACATGAGAGGCTCCTTGTTCTCGAACGCTGCGGCCAACATGGCTGCATCGCGATGATGAGAGAGTAGGAGCGCGCGTGAGGCTCGCCAATTACATGGCATGTAATTAGGCGTTTTCGCGCTTTTCTCTTTCCTGTCATCCACTTAGGTTCGTTTTCCGCACGAAATCGCAAGCCCTGAAATGCACAACACGGCACTACTAGAATCAAAGACATACAGCGGCATTCTAGACGGCGTTACTTTCGGTCGCCTAACTTCCAGCCGCAGTGCGCGATGCCCATTTTGAGGTTCGCCGTTACCTGGTCAAGGAACGGTCGAGACATCGCGCGCACGTCGGCATCAGTCGGCGTCTCGGGCTTGAAATACAGACACGAGTTATCGACGACCCGGGTCGGTCCCGGCACTTCCTTGACCAGTTCCGGGGTTGTCTGTACCGGAGCCGTGAAGCAGCCCGAGAAGCTCGTCGCGAGCAGCGTCATCATCGAGACGCGCCTGAGTGTTTTCAACATCGGTTCTCTCCTGCGCGGCCACGGCCGCAGTCTTTGCCGCATCGGCGTCAGCTTGGACGTCCGCCGTTTTGCGAGCGTTGAGGTTGTCTTCCGCGACCTTCTGCTTCGTCTGGGCTGCCTCGACATCGGTCTGCGCCTTCTGCTTGGCGTCAGCCACCTTCGCCTTGGCGCTGAGATGCGTGAAGATTGCCCATGCACCCAGGAGGCCAGTCAGGATCCACGGGCCGATACTGCTTAGAAGCTGAATCATTTGCCGTCCCTCATCATGTTGGCGAGACGCAGCGCGCGGCCTGGCTTCGCGGCCGTACCGATGCCGACGTCTTCGCGCGCCCACTTCGAATCGAGCATCTCGGCCGCGGCCGTCGAATATTTCGCTGCGCGCGCCGCCGCGAGCATCTTCGTGAAGCCGAGCAGACGTCCAATGCCCATGTTGAAACACATGTTCGCGATGACCCGCTGCCGAACATCGTCGAGCGCACGCCACCACGACAGGTTGCGATCGAGATCGACGTACACGTCGTCGAGGTCGTCCTCGAGCAGCTGATCGACCTGACTATCTGACAGCGGATAGGTCCATCCGGCCGGCAGCGGCTTCGCTAGCAGGTTGTGCCCCACGCCGGTTGTCGGAATCCCTTTCGAGTCGAGGTAGCGGGTGTATTTCACCCCCTCGTCGCGCCGCAGCTTTGCCAAGCTGATCCAGCGGAATCATGTTCGACTGGACCGTGAAGACATCGCCGCCCTGGAAGGGCGGCAAGTTTTCTTTCTTCCGGACGTCATTACGGTTTTGCCAACCGTTTTGAAGCGCCGATGTGTAGTACTGCGCGCGGGCAGCGCTGTCGGCACGCAGCAAGCCTTCGACGTTGAACTCCGCGTAAAACTTGTCGCGCTCAAGAGCCGTCAGCAGGGCGCCGCCGATCTCCTGCTCGATGTTTTCGAGCCAGAAGCGCAGCGTGTACGTCAGAAACTCTGCGATATGCGCGAGCATTGCCACTTGGCTAGACGGCGATGGGTTCAGCAAACGCTTGTAGCATTCGAGAATAGCCAGTTCGCCAACCAGCTTTGACGCCGATGCGACGCTATAAACCGGCTGTTCTTTTGCACGCTTCTCGCACTCGATGAAGTACCGGCGCGCCTCTTTGCCTTTCTCCGTGCGCTCGACCATCGACAGTTCTTTGGCCATGTCGAGCGTCACCGCGTATTCGATCGTCGGCCGACCTTTTCCCCCGTTTTGGTGAAAAGTCACGTAGTCGATGTTCGCTATGAAACCGAATTGCTCAATGCGATTGGTGATCCACGAAGAGAAATCTTTTCCGACTTCAAGAAAGGCGTGCAGCTCGCGTGCGTTCGCAGTCTGAATAGGCTGATCACCGATGGGGCGCGAATGGATGGCGATGAGATTCATGGATGACCTCACAGGTCGTTGTCGTGACCGCACGGCAAAGAGCCGTCGGCGTTTTGCTTCGCACCGCACGCGATGCAGATCTTCTTCGGCTGCTGCGCGCGCTCGCGCTCTTGCCATTCGGCGGTGAGCGGACCATCGAACATGCGGCCGGTCGTGATGAAGTCGGGGAACGCAGTAGGGATGAAGTCAGGACTCGCGCTCATCACGAAGCCTTCTTCACGAGCGACGCGGCAGCCGATTGCGGCTCGCGACGGTAGATGCGTTTCGTCAGCATGTTGATTTCCTCGACGGCGCGGTGAATCAAACCGCCGATGCGTTCAAGGTCTGCCATCTCTTGATCGTCGACTTCGCCATCAGCGGTGGCTTCGCGGAAGCGCTTGGCGAGCTGGCCGTAATGCACGGTCAGACTCATGAACTTGTCGACGATCTCTTCGTTGTCGGGCTCTTCGCAAGCGTCCGGAAGCTTGACCATGACGGCGTTGCGCTGAGCAAGCCAGGCTTCGAGGATTCGCTCGTCGTCCGTCAGGTCGGTCATGCGGACAGCGTCGGCCAAGTTCAGCACGTTGCGGTTCTCAGGCGTTCGGTTCGTGTTGACCTTGTTGCGCAAGAGAGCGCCAGACATGCCGAGGCGCGGCGCGAGCGCTTCGCATCCGCCTGGATATTCATGTGCTACTGCGTATGCTGCGTCGGCTGTGTTCACGGCAACTCCAAACGAATGTTTCTTCTGAGGGTTCACCCGTATAAAGTGGCGTCATAAGAAAAAACGACACGTTTGACGGGGTAAAACAAAAATGACAACAAGCGCGAGTGACCAAAGCGCCGTTAGTACTGCGAATCACAGACCGGTGAGCCATCCACTCAAACCGGCAGCAGACTCGGCGCCGCTTACTTCGTTACTTTTGCTGGTCCTGCTGAGTCCGTTTGCAGTTTGCGGGCTTGCAGGACCGCTTCTTTACGCGCCTCGTCGAGTTGGTTACCTCGAATCCCCGCCGCGATAAGACCGAATAGCATCGTTCGAATCTCTTTCTGGACAGCCGCGCTGATTGGCGTCTCGGTCATGCAGCCGCCCGCTGAGACACCACCTGCTCGTACAGCCGGACAATCGCCTGCAGCGTTGTGCCCTTGCAGTCAGGCTGACCATTGAGGATGCGGTTGACGGTCGGCTGCGAGGTGCCCAATTTCTCGGCGAGCGCGATCTCACCAAGCCCCAAAGCGGACTTGATCTCTTTCAGCATTTGGCGGGCAGTTGGCGTGTTCATAAAAATCATTCTATACGCAGATGGATAGACGGTCAATACATCAATGGATACTTGTTTGTCTAGTTCTTATACGCCCGCGTATATTCACGGGATGAACATCTCAGACCGTCTCGATTTGCTGATGAAACTTCGCAACATCGGCAGCCAAAGCGCGCTCGCGCGCAGCTCAGGAGTTCCTCAGCCGACTATCAACCGTATCCTGAAAGGCACGACCGCCAGTCCGGACGTTCCGACGCTTCAGAAGCTCGCGACTGCGCTCGAGAGCAATGTGAACTGGCTCGCCGAGGGCCTCGGTCCAGGGCCTGATAGCCCCGATCACCGGCCAAAAGACCCCGTTATTCACGGGATTGGGGACGGCGGCCTCGCCGCTAGAATTAAGTCTTTGCTGGAGGACTTAGGCGGGAACGAGACCCGCCTAGCAGCGGGCGCGAAGACAGATCTCGCGACGGTGCTCGACCTTCTCAGCGGCAAGATTCAGCGTCTGGACGTCGATTTGGCGGTTGCGATGCAGGAGGCCTTCGGTGTCAACTCAGTCTGGTTGATGCTCGGGAAGGGTCCGCGGAAGACAGCTATCCGGCACAACGACCCGTATGAACCAATCCCTGTCACAGGCTGGCGGGGTGTACCGGTAGTGGGAATGGCCCAGTTAGGAGACAACGGTTTTTGGGCTGACGTGGAGTACCCCGTCGGCCAAGGCGATGGCTTCGTAGATGTGCCGACGAAGGACAAGGACGCGTACGCCATTCGTTGCAGCGGGGATTCCATGCGCCCGCGGATTAAGGATCGTGAGTTCGTTGTGATCGAGCCGAACCATCCGATCGAGCCAGGCGACGAAGTGCTCGTGAAGTCGAAGGACGGCCGGGTGATGGTAAAGGAGTTCCTGTACAAGCGATCTGGGCGCGTGCATTTGATCTCAACGAACGAGCAGCACGGCACCATCTCGTTTGCGGATGAAGAAATCGAGAAGATGCACTACGTAGGATGGATCGCCAAGCCTTCTGCATGGCGCCCTGATTAAAACAACAAGGAAAATATGAACACCACGAGAGAGCCGGCATGGCAGGAAGAAACGACGGCAGCGTCATCGAGGACTGAGCGGGTATTCATGGACGAGGGGCCTATTCGCGTGACGAGCGCGCGGTTCCTGGTTCCGGGGAACACCTTCGCAATGAGCGGCGTCACTTCGGTGAGACATATCGAGAAAGATCCGGCGCTCGTCTTTGGCTACCTTCTGATCATCGGCGGTGTCTTCTTGTGTCTAAGCCCAAGCTTGATCGCGATGGGCGTCATTTTCGTCTTGGGCGGTGCCATCTATCTGTGGAAAGGAAAAGGGAGATACGACGTCCGACTGCAAACCGCGTCTGGCGAAATCAAAGCTTTGACCTCCCGCGACAAGGATTTCGTCCGGCGCGTGGTATATGCCTTGAACGAAGCAATTGTCTACAGAGGCTGAACGCATGCGCAGATACGTTTTCGCCTTAGTGCTTAGCGCCTCGATCGTAGGCTGCGCATCGAGCGGCGACATGCGCGAGCGCGCGCCTGTATTTTCTGGAAAGACCTCCCGGCCGGCAGTCGAATATGCCGGCTGCGTGCAACAGGGTTGGATCGACGCCGGTTACCTTGGCGTCAATTTCGTCCCTACGCCCGGCGGCGTTACGTTGAGCACCACTGGTGTCTCGGGAACATATCTCCTGCTCGACGTTGTGGCGGATAGCGATACGCGGCGAGTGACGTTCTACAGCCGCGCCGTCTTCGGCGAGCAGAAGTACATCGATGTGGCGCGGAAGTGTTTGTGACGCCCATGTCTTTCCACAAGATGGCGGACCTATGAATGAAAAAGATGTCGCCTGGACGAAAATTCAGATGTTCAAAGCCATCCGGGCCTACCAAACCGGGTTAGCAGAGATCTCCGCTCGGGCAGACGATTTCTCTGGGCAGCTGAAAGGGGCTGCGCTTACTCAAGAGGTGCGCACGTTTCTCGACCAAATCGCCGGCCTAGTTGTCAGTACCACAGTCGACGTAGCTGAGCTGCTCGACAAATAAGGCCCGGTGAAGCTACGCATCGCCGGGCCGCCTTCGGCGAGCAGAGGTACGTTGATGTGGTGAGGAAGTGTTTGTGATGGCGATGAACACCACACCCACGCAACGAAATAGGGGCGATGTTCAGTTTTGTTCAGGCTTCGTGTGTTCAGGGGTGTTCAGGCTTGAAATCTGCTTAACAATGACCACATATGTTAGGCCAAGAGTCCAACGGTAGACTGTTAAGGTGTTCAGTTTCAATAGACGTGTACGATGACACGCTTTAAAAGTGTTTCAGTTGTGCACTGCCATACAGTTTCGCCGTAGAATGCCGTCAATAGGAAAGTTCAACACCCGAAGGAGAGCCCAAATGATTCGCCAAGGAAAGACCGGGACCATCCACGGTATCGAAGTCAAAGCTCGGTCCCATCAACAACAACCTACCGTCGACATCAATATTCGCACGACCGAAGGGCGCCGAAAGGTTGTTGCAGCGGCGAAACTTGTGCTCGAACAACATCATGATGTTATCCGAGCGCTAGCGTTCCGATGATTCTCGACTGTGACCTGGTTATCGTCATTCATGACGTGGTGTTGAGCGAGGAACCGGGTGTACAAGGTATCAATAGAAGCGCGCTCGAGGGCGCGCTTTCTCGTATTGAAGCAAAACGATATTACGAGCAGCTAGAGGATGTCTTCGAGATAGCTGGCATGTACGCTGAAGCTATCGCTAGAGGGCATGCATTCACCGACGCAAACAAGCGTACGGCATTGATGGCTGCCCTTGTCTATCTCGCTTTGAATTTCTTCTTAGTGCAACGTACACCGGCCCTAGAAGAGATAATGGTTGATGTGGCCAAGGGGATTCTTGGTTACGCAGACCTTGCCAACATTTTCTCCACTTTGGCAGAGCCTCTTGAGCGTGACCCACCATCAGACCCTGCCTAGGGAAATTTCGGTCTGCGCGCATCAACCCGCTTCGGCGGGTTTTTTGTTGGCCGCACGTTTGCCTTCGTTGATGCGTCTCCTATACTCGAATCGGCCATAGCTCAACTTCAGTCGTCCACGCGACTTGAGGCCAATCCCGCACCAATCTCCCCGGTGCGGGATTTTTTTTGCCTACACGCAGCACCTTCCCCGCATGTTACAAATTTATCCATCGATCTATTCATTTGCGTATTGACTATGTCTATTCATCGACGTATAGTAACTCCCGTGCACTCACCCACGGATCTCGGGAGACGAACATGGGAAAGCTCGCAGCAATAAGCGTAGGTCTCTTCGTTGGCATCCTCGCGACGGCGGGTGGTCTTTGGCTCTTGACCATCTAACCGGGGATAGACGATGGACCGCGTTATCAACGACACCGACCTCAAGACCGTGAATGTCTTCACGGCAGCGTTTGGCGTTATCTGCCTCGTAGGCGCTACTGCCACGGTTATCTGCGCCCACCTGCAAGGGCTTCTGTGATGAAGACGCCCGCCCGCAATACCGACCTGCGCCACCTCGATACGAGCAGCGCACTCACGATCGAAGAGCGCCGCGCGATCCTGCGTAAGCGTCAGCGCGAAGCACTCGGATTGACCGAGCCGCGTGTGCAGATTGGCAAGTTCCACGTTCCGGCGAAGGTTGCGCGTCAGTTCGCGTACATCGACGTCAGCCCTCGCTAACCGCATCCCGATAAAGCTCACCGATCATGACACCTTGGCTCGTAGCACTCCTCATCATCTGGCTTGTAACTGGATACGGCGCTTATCTGATCGTCCGAAACACCGACGAACGGCGCGATACCCGCGAGGTTCACTGAATTTCAACCCACCGCGTGCCGGCGCGTAATCCGGCTTGTTGAAGGGTGGCGAATGCGCAGGCTGATGCGCGGCGAGTGGAGTCAACCGGGCGGGCAGACATCCTAGGTCGGGATGCATCCGACTGCTATGAAAACATGCGCGCCGCTCTGTGCTGGAAATCAGTACCAGCCGCCACCCTTGAACAGGACGCTGAGCACCTACGCGGAAGCCGCAGGCGTAGGCCGTAGCTGGGGACGGGCACCTCAGCCACCCGCCGGAGATGGTGAATATTCCCGGCGCCGGACGAAGGGTAACCGGCACATATAAACCGGCCGCACGTCCGCCACGTGCATTACACGAGGAGCACCAGAAATGAAGAAGCAAATCGCATTGGCAGTCGTCGCAGCAGCATTCGCATCGTTGTTCAATGTCGCTCACGCAACGGGTATCGAAGGCGGGATCGTCGTCGGCGCCGGAGCATCGGCATTCGGCGGCAGCGTGTCGGGCTCGGCTGCCAGCATCAGCAACGGCAATGCAGTGACGGCCGCGCAGGTCGGCGCCACGGGCGCTTCGTATCAGAACGCGTTCAACAACACGGGCGGCACGGCAACGATTGGCGGTGGCGTGAATAGCGTCGGCGCGACGGTCGTCACCAACACGACGCAGTTTTCGAACTCAGGTGTGACGGGTTCGGCGGTCGGCAATGCCCCGACGAACGTCGGCAACAGCATCGCAAATGGCGGCGCGGCATACGGCAATACGACGACGGCAGCACAGGGCAGCGCGCAGTTCGCAACCGGCGCTATCGGTGCGGTCGGTGCAATTGGCGGTATCGCAGGTATCTCGTTCATCCACTAAGCGCAGCGCTTCCCATAACCGGTAGCGGGGTCGAGCGACCGACCCCGCGCCCAGGAGCCTCACATGAAAACGACTTTCATCGCCCTCATAGCGCTCTTCGCGGTTGCACCCGCGATGGCTCAAGTGTCGGGCAACGCAGAGAACACGTCAACCACGTCTTCCGTGGCAGGCGCGACGAATCAAGGCAACGCTCAACAGATCACCTTCAACAGCCCCAACAAGGTCGAGTACAGCGGCAGCTACACGGCGCGCACGACCGGCAATGCGGTCCTCCCTGGCTTCGCAGGCTCGTTCTCTGGTGACTATTGCGGCGGAACGGCTGGCCTTGCCGCTGGCGGACCGGGTTTCGCGGTAAGCGTTGGCGCGCCAAAGATCGACGAGGCGTGCGTGATGCTCCGCACCTTCGAACGCGTGCAGCAAGCCGCGGTATCTGATCCCGAAAACGCAAAAGAACTCCGATCGGCAGCGTTGGACATCCTCGCTTCCATCGACCCGAAAGTCCGTTCGATCTTCTTGAAGCACAAGCTGCTCAAGGGCGAGACGGAAACGACGACGACGAACGCTGATGGCAAGCAAGTCTATGCGGTAGCGCAGCCCGAGTCGACGCGCGTTTCATCCGGTAACTGACGGAGTTATTGCTTTGACACAAAATCTAAAGCTTCATTGCAACGACGTGTTCGATTTTCTTGCTCCATCGAGCATGGCCTTTTTCTATTTCGACGCACTCGTTCACCAGCTCGTTGAAGCTTTGTATCAAAGCATCACGCGCATCAACGATGGCTCTCTCTACCTCGTCCGAAACGAAAAACGTAGAGATGCTTTCGTCCTTGGCTTTTCTCATAGCACGGCGCAACGACTCGGTGGCATGCCTGCCCTCTACCATGGCTTTCACCGCACCAGGGGTGGGAAGAGTGTGAATTTCAACTTGCAAGGTAAGGTCAGCCAACTCCTCGAAACGGGTTTCCACGAACCTAACGCTTTCGAACTTGGGGCCTGCAAAGGCACGCGCGATTTTGTCCACAGCATCACTCGCCGCAAGCATCGTCAATCTAACGATTTCTGCAGTCGCGCGGAGGGAAGCCGCAGCGGCGTTACGCGATTCTCGCCTTGCTTCAAACTTCTGATAAGCCGGCACGGCGATGGCGATGCCTATACCTACGATCGCTCCAATCGCTTGCATCCAAGACGCCCAGTCCGAACTTTGCGTCGGCGGCCAATGAATGAACGCGACTATCAACATTCCTGCAAGGAAACCCAACGCGAGCAAGCAAATACTTTTGAGCTTTTCCATGCGTGAACTCCCGATTTTATTTTCCGGGCCGATGGTACGAGCCATTCTCGAAGGACGCAAGACGCAGACGCGGCGCGTCGTGAAGAACCAGCCACCCGAAGACGTTTCGCCGATCGTCGTCGATCGCTATCACCCTACCGTGATTCTGCGCAACGGCGAGGAAGCGCCCGGCGAAGAGATTTTCGGCGCGTACAGCGATGACGGCGATTGGGGTTCGAAGTGCCCGTACGGCGCGCCCGGTGATCGCCTGTGGGTGCGCGAGACGCATGACGTCAATCGCCTCGGTGTCGAGACCTTTCCGGATGGCTGCGAGCGCTTCTATGCGGGTATCGCCTACAAAGCAGACGACGGGCGGCACGAGGCAGACATTACCGAGCGGCTTTATCGAACTCTCGACGAAACGGAAAGCCGCGGTTGGACGGCTTCCATCCACATGCCGCGCTGGGCGTCGCGCATCACGCTCGAAATCACCGGCGTGCGCGTCGAGCGCTTGAACGACATCAGCGAGGCCGATGCGGCGAACGAAGGACTGTACCGTCTGCCCGCTTTAGGCAGATACGTCGTTCAGAAAGGCGAGCAGTACTTCGGCGGTGCGGATCGCGATGCGCGCGTCGTCTTCGCTGATCTTTGGGACCGAATCAATGGTGGCGGCGCATGGGATGCGAATCCATGGGTCTGGGTCGTCGAATTTAAAAGGATTGAAGCATGAGCACGAAGCACACTCGCGGCCCGTGGATGGTGCTGCCGGATGAAGATGACAAGCCGTACGTGAGGATCCGCGGCTCACTCGCCGGAACACGTTTCAAAATCGCCAACGTTCTGAAGCCGATCTATAAAGATCCGCCCGAATGGGAAGCGGAAGAAACGCTCGCAAACGTCCGCCTGATCGAAACCGCTCCCGATCTACTCGCAGTCGCGCGCGAAGCTCTCCACGTCATCCGCGTCATCAAGCCGCCTCGGAACGGCAACGGAACCATCGTCCGACTTGAAGAGGCGATTTTCAAGGCAACCGGAGAGAAAGCGTGAGCGCAGTATTCAGCTCCTGCGGCGCATATCGTTTCAGGCTTGAGCGCGACGTTCAAATGGACGGCCTGACGTTCGCCTACTTCGGGGTGAATCCATCGACAGCGGATGCGCGGCTGGATGACGCGACGGTGCGTAAATGGATTGGATTCACGAAGGTCAACGGTGGCCGCCGCTTCATTGTCGGGAATGTCTCGGCTGTTCGCGCTACGGATGTGCGCGAACTCAGTCGGCTACTTCTATCGCCGGAGCAGTATCGCGAGAACCTTCAGCATCTGCTGCAGATCATC includes these proteins:
- a CDS encoding XRE family transcriptional regulator — its product is MKLRNIGSQSALARSSGVPQPTINRILKGTTASPDVPTLQKLATALESNVNWLAEGLGPGPDSPDHRPKDPVIHGIGDGGLAARIKSLLEDLGGNETRLAAGAKTDLATVLDLLSGKIQRLDVDLAVAMQEAFGVNSVWLMLGKGPRKTAIRHNDPYEPIPVTGWRGVPVVGMAQLGDNGFWADVEYPVGQGDGFVDVPTKDKDAYAIRCSGDSMRPRIKDREFVVIEPNHPIEPGDEVLVKSKDGRVMVKEFLYKRSGRVHLISTNEQHGTISFADEEIEKMHYVGWIAKPSAWRPD
- a CDS encoding DUF6232 family protein, which encodes MNTTREPAWQEETTAASSRTERVFMDEGPIRVTSARFLVPGNTFAMSGVTSVRHIEKDPALVFGYLLIIGGVFLCLSPSLIAMGVIFVLGGAIYLWKGKGRYDVRLQTASGEIKALTSRDKDFVRRVVYALNEAIVYRG
- a CDS encoding type II toxin-antitoxin system death-on-curing family toxin produces the protein MILDCDLVIVIHDVVLSEEPGVQGINRSALEGALSRIEAKRYYEQLEDVFEIAGMYAEAIARGHAFTDANKRTALMAALVYLALNFFLVQRTPALEEIMVDVAKGILGYADLANIFSTLAEPLERDPPSDPA
- a CDS encoding DUF1643 domain-containing protein, with the translated sequence MSAVFSSCGAYRFRLERDVQMDGLTFAYFGVNPSTADARLDDATVRKWIGFTKVNGGRRFIVGNVSAVRATDVRELSRLLLSPEQYRENLQHLLQIIADADVLIPCWGCRSKVPRHMHNDFDTVLAMLLTSGKPVRHFGLTKGGDPKHPLMLGYNTPMVDWKPTGRVSHPRP